The Triticum aestivum cultivar Chinese Spring chromosome 7B, IWGSC CS RefSeq v2.1, whole genome shotgun sequence genome window below encodes:
- the LOC123158859 gene encoding dehydrodolichyl diphosphate synthase CPT3 → MLDSLISHDPKVLTEKKPDEIIATGVVESLQNFLRKCIIAVLSYGPMPKHIAFIMDGNRRYAKSRSIKQGTGHSVGFAALMASLIYCYEMGVKYITVYAFSIDNFKRDPSEVKTLMELMEEKINELLENKNVINKVNCKINFWGNLDMLPEPVRLAAQKLMASTAENTGLIFSVCMPYNSTSEIANAVTELCKERRDMMQGQQASGRNGHPANGGAHLDISVADLDRHMYTAGCPDPDIVIRTSGETRLSNFLLWQTTFSHLQNPDPLWPEFSWRHLVWAILQYQRAYPYIEQNKGLAKKQL, encoded by the exons ATGCTTGATTCACTTATTAGCCAT GACCCAAAGGTGTTGACTGAGAAGAAGCCTGATGAGATAATTGCGACTGGTGTTGTTGAAAGTCTGCAGAATTTTCTGCGCAAGTGCATCATAGCTGTCCTCTCATATGGCCCGATGCCTAAACACATCGCGTTTATTATGGACGGGAACCGCAGATATGCCAAGTCCAGAAGTATCAAGCAAGGCACCGGTCACAGCGTGGGGTTCGCTGCTCTAATGGCAAGTCTTATCTACTGTTACGAGATGGGTGTCAAGTACATCACGGTGTATGCATTCAGCATCGACAATTTCAAACGTGACCCTAGCGAGGTCAAGACCTTGATGGAATTAATGGAGGAAAAGATCAACGAGCTGTTGgaaaacaagaatgtcatcaacaagGTTAACTGCAAGATCAACTTCTGGGGGAACCTGGACATGCTTCCCGAACCAGTGCGGTTGGCAGCCCAGAAGCTGATGGCGAGCACCGCCGAGAACACAGGACTGATCTTCTCCGTCTGCATGCCGTACAATTCGACCTCCGAAATCGCCAACGCCGTCACCGAGCTCTGCAAAGAACGGAGGGATATGATGCAGGGGCAGCAGGCCAGTGGCCGCAACGGCCACCCCGCAAATGGCGGTGCACATTTGGATATCTCGGTGGCCGACCTGGACCGCCACATGTACACCGCTGGCTGCCCGGACCCGGACATTGTGATCCGGACCTCGGGCGAGACCCGGCTGAGCAACTTCCTCCTGTGGCAGACGACGTTTAGTCATCTGCAGAACCCGGACCCCCTCTGGCCTGAGTTCTCCTGGAGGCACCTCGTCTGGGCGATACTGCAGTACCAGAGAGCCTACCCGTACATCGAGCAGAACAAAGGTCTGGCAAAGAAGCAGCTGTGA